A single Mesomycoplasma bovoculi M165/69 DNA region contains:
- a CDS encoding P110/LppT family adhesin N-terminal domain, which produces MIIKKIKKLNYKYWSFIGLGLASATSVILSFAITASKNTVERSNIKSKVDFISESDLKLQKQKYNINKNEFDNLAQNLFVKKFFLNSISAHQILYYTDETTLDLLNELTDLSAFQNRWPNFYFYLKIDDQLVISKTGYEIKGLSLVASNINGEIILETPTKIKGFSGDKTLENTTVTKIPSEKKSLIYVTGKSKLPSLNPKIAAITLQYLFDSYNKANNKKQPQNNITQTQDSSDTNLNVINKNNENQSMAFKKAITDIGAIMLFDEKGNFFNLDGNKLMIPKLDDDGRLIFKTLKDNKLALTSQIIDKKTNQLLFELDLPLIFSESLVANNLQVVKANLKDYKINSQLVKIAQSLGFTNLSEIINANAIPILLKEKPLFENKNINEIKSFNFWFKNTRVNDSQKMQNPLKISYFFANPIGVAKNNILLNAVFDFSVEGKNIKIPEGISFDAGSNQTITTQAITNFDFSNYKGTSTTSLDQQNTELMNQIQQIKKEILPINLDKNSRVFANQVDSAFKSIKSQRFWKNIDNSTLSLIFLLNQASQKSKINGQLVGDYLKSIFDKVANLLIGKIQVKIQNKFTNNKYYIDLEIINEGQLVDTIELQINNVLPTNQAFDAAITLAPNVFIDRSAVNISNDRVVSFDNLASLKQIYFSNALDNPIAQTKDGVSLKSALTTSLTNINEQKNDQIIQNGAIYLAFKPTELPTDANQKLYLFGSDKNLKENSISVFIQKTPASESIANKKINLENPYYIGLEYLDKKDTSSTTKKIIKAIYTLPNIVLDKKMNEIGLPKTNIQYKYKGTEVLTDFLKDPSATLLLEIVLTKKDWQFNLWTSNSKNSLNNYISSTINWDSTQEPNKEVKAKEDEHQSKDSFNHGIDVGTLAYQNNLQNKVKSFINLKGLAIFNNNSMEKNNFESLSNRLKVIQGFINQYFD; this is translated from the coding sequence ATGATAATCAAGAAAATAAAAAAATTAAATTATAAATATTGATCATTTATAGGCTTGGGTTTGGCAAGTGCCACTAGTGTTATTTTGTCTTTTGCAATAACAGCTTCTAAAAACACAGTGGAAAGGTCGAATATCAAATCTAAAGTTGATTTTATTAGTGAAAGTGATCTAAAATTACAAAAACAAAAGTACAACATAAACAAAAATGAATTTGATAATTTGGCACAAAATTTATTTGTAAAAAAATTTTTTTTGAACTCAATTTCTGCTCATCAAATTCTATACTACACAGATGAAACTACATTAGATTTGTTAAATGAGCTAACAGATTTGTCAGCTTTTCAAAATCGATGACCAAATTTTTATTTTTATTTAAAAATCGATGACCAGTTGGTTATATCTAAAACAGGTTATGAAATTAAAGGTTTATCTTTGGTGGCTTCAAACATAAATGGTGAAATTATTTTAGAAACACCTACAAAAATAAAGGGATTTTCTGGAGATAAAACACTAGAGAATACAACTGTTACTAAAATACCTAGTGAAAAAAAATCACTAATTTATGTGACTGGAAAATCAAAATTACCTTCATTAAATCCTAAAATTGCAGCCATTACTTTGCAATATTTATTTGATTCTTACAATAAAGCCAATAATAAAAAACAACCACAAAATAATATCACACAAACTCAAGACTCAAGTGATACTAATTTAAATGTAATTAACAAAAATAATGAAAATCAATCTATGGCTTTTAAAAAAGCGATTACCGACATTGGGGCAATTATGTTATTCGATGAAAAAGGTAATTTTTTTAATCTAGATGGTAATAAGTTAATGATTCCAAAATTAGATGATGATGGTCGTTTAATTTTTAAAACATTAAAAGATAACAAACTCGCCTTGACAAGTCAAATTATTGATAAAAAAACTAATCAACTTCTTTTTGAATTAGATTTACCATTAATATTTTCAGAATCACTTGTTGCCAATAATTTGCAAGTAGTTAAGGCTAATTTAAAAGACTATAAAATTAATTCTCAACTAGTTAAAATCGCTCAAAGCTTAGGTTTTACTAATTTATCTGAAATAATTAATGCAAATGCTATTCCTATATTATTAAAAGAAAAACCTTTGTTTGAAAACAAAAATATAAATGAAATTAAATCATTTAATTTTTGATTCAAAAACACTCGTGTGAATGATTCGCAAAAAATGCAAAATCCTTTAAAAATTAGCTATTTTTTTGCAAATCCAATCGGAGTTGCAAAAAATAATATTTTACTAAATGCAGTTTTTGACTTTAGTGTTGAGGGTAAAAATATTAAAATTCCAGAAGGAATTTCCTTTGATGCTGGTTCAAATCAAACAATTACCACTCAAGCTATAACTAATTTTGATTTTAGCAATTATAAAGGCACTTCAACAACTTCATTAGATCAACAAAATACTGAGTTGATGAATCAAATTCAACAAATTAAAAAAGAAATTTTACCCATTAATTTAGATAAAAATTCTCGTGTTTTTGCTAATCAAGTTGACAGTGCTTTTAAATCTATTAAATCACAAAGGTTTTGAAAAAATATAGATAATTCAACATTATCCCTAATTTTTTTATTAAATCAAGCAAGTCAAAAATCAAAAATTAATGGCCAACTAGTAGGTGATTATTTAAAATCTATTTTTGATAAAGTAGCTAACTTGCTAATTGGAAAAATTCAAGTTAAAATACAAAATAAATTTACAAATAATAAATATTATATTGATTTAGAAATTATCAACGAAGGTCAATTAGTCGACACAATTGAATTACAGATTAATAATGTACTACCTACAAACCAAGCTTTTGATGCAGCAATTACTTTAGCACCTAATGTTTTTATAGATCGAAGTGCAGTCAATATTTCTAATGATAGAGTTGTATCTTTTGACAATTTAGCAAGTTTAAAGCAAATTTATTTTAGTAATGCATTAGATAATCCAATCGCCCAAACTAAAGATGGTGTTAGTCTTAAATCGGCACTCACTACTAGTTTGACAAATATAAATGAGCAAAAAAATGACCAAATTATTCAAAATGGTGCAATTTATTTAGCTTTTAAACCAACAGAGTTACCAACAGATGCAAATCAGAAACTTTACTTATTTGGTTCTGATAAAAATTTAAAAGAAAATTCTATAAGTGTTTTTATTCAAAAAACACCAGCTAGCGAATCAATTGCTAATAAGAAAATAAACTTAGAAAATCCCTATTATATTGGTTTAGAATACTTGGATAAAAAAGACACTTCTTCAACAACTAAAAAAATTATTAAAGCAATTTATACTCTGCCAAATATTGTTTTAGATAAGAAAATGAATGAAATAGGCTTACCAAAAACAAATATTCAATACAAATATAAAGGAACAGAAGTTTTGACAGATTTTCTAAAAGATCCTAGTGCAACTTTGTTGCTTGAAATAGTTTTGACTAAAAAAGATTGACAATTTAATTTGTGAACATCTAATTCAAAAAATTCTTTAAACAATTATATTTCTAGCACAATAAATTGAGATTCAACTCAAGAACCAAACAAAGAAGTAAAAGCAAAAGAAGATGAACACCAATCAAAAGATTCATTCAATCATGGTATTGATGTTGGCACATTGGCTTATCAAAATAATTTACAAAATAAAGTAAAATCATTTATCAATTTAAAAGGCTTGGCTATTTTTAACAATAATTCAATGGAAAAAAATAACTTTGAAAGTTTAAGTAATAGATTGAAAGTGATTCAAGGTTTTATTAATCAATATTTTGACTAA